The proteins below come from a single candidate division WOR-3 bacterium genomic window:
- the thpR gene encoding RNA 2',3'-cyclic phosphodiesterase yields the protein MAKLRSFIALPIPDRLKTEIAVMIEEFTREFSNVSAPLPIKWVSRENLHITLVFLGEISSDFLNKTQDILKELTKTVTPFKVQLRGLGAFPNPRSARVVWIGIKEGAEQISYFQNKLEEALMTIGYKPEERKFHPHLTIGRIKVPLTGPNKEKFLKILETNYQSEVFPINNVILFKSTLTPSGPIYEIIKEFPLGV from the coding sequence ATGGCGAAGCTGCGTAGTTTTATTGCATTGCCGATTCCGGACCGTTTAAAGACCGAAATTGCCGTAATGATAGAAGAATTTACGCGCGAGTTTTCTAATGTTTCAGCACCATTGCCGATTAAATGGGTGAGTCGCGAGAATCTGCATATCACTTTGGTTTTTTTAGGTGAGATCTCAAGTGATTTTTTAAATAAAACTCAAGATATTCTTAAAGAACTTACCAAAACCGTCACGCCCTTTAAAGTGCAGCTTAGAGGCCTTGGGGCATTTCCCAATCCTCGTTCGGCTCGTGTAGTATGGATTGGTATTAAAGAAGGCGCTGAACAGATTAGTTATTTTCAAAATAAACTAGAAGAAGCTTTGATGACAATTGGATATAAGCCGGAGGAGCGAAAATTCCATCCCCACCTGACAATCGGTCGCATCAAAGTCCCACTAACCGGACCCAATAAGGAAAAATTCTTAAAAATATTAGAGACTAATTATCAAAGTGAAGTCTTTCCGATAAATAACGTAATTTTATTTAAAAGCACTTTAACCCCGTCCGGACCAATTTATGAAATAATTAAAGAGTTTCCCTTAGGAGTTTAG
- a CDS encoding NAD(P)-dependent oxidoreductase — protein MRIFVTGANGFIGSHVVEALTQKGYKVKAIVRKSANLEWLKDLPIELYYGNITELATVCEYLKDVDVILHIAGATKGKTYEDYYRVNVISTENLLTAITTNKLELKKFIYFSSIAAVGGVEPHGQITEAIRPQPVSWYGETKRKGEELVLQASDKFPVVILRLSAIYGPRDKEMLSYFKFLKYHLRPYWDGEVSLCYIKDLTCAVLATLDTELPSPAIYNISDGNCYTIDEISKTAERILGYTAIPVRVPKKVLELTAILINQLSREASIISPDKVKELKEPCWVCNIAKAQRELNFHPQYSLFRGLQETLNWYRKVHWL, from the coding sequence GAAAGAGTGCCAATCTTGAGTGGCTTAAAGATTTACCGATTGAGCTTTACTATGGCAATATTACAGAGCTAGCCACGGTTTGCGAGTATCTAAAAGATGTCGATGTGATTTTGCATATTGCCGGCGCGACTAAGGGGAAAACATATGAAGACTACTATCGGGTGAATGTCATAAGCACCGAGAATTTACTTACAGCAATTACTACCAATAAGCTTGAGCTTAAAAAGTTTATTTACTTCTCCTCAATCGCGGCAGTAGGTGGTGTTGAACCGCATGGCCAAATTACCGAGGCTATTCGACCCCAACCGGTCAGTTGGTACGGCGAAACGAAACGAAAAGGTGAAGAGCTAGTATTACAGGCTAGTGATAAATTCCCCGTAGTTATCTTACGACTCAGTGCGATCTATGGACCACGGGATAAAGAGATGCTTAGCTATTTTAAGTTTCTGAAGTATCATTTAAGACCCTATTGGGACGGGGAAGTTTCTTTATGCTATATCAAAGATCTTACCTGCGCGGTATTAGCCACCTTGGATACCGAACTACCATCACCGGCTATTTATAATATCTCAGATGGCAACTGCTATACTATCGACGAGATCAGTAAAACTGCGGAACGGATTTTAGGTTATACGGCGATACCGGTTAGGGTGCCTAAAAAAGTACTAGAACTCACTGCTATCTTAATAAATCAACTCAGTCGCGAGGCCTCAATCATTAGTCCTGACAAAGTAAAAGAACTTAAGGAACCCTGCTGGGTCTGTAATATTGCCAAGGCGCAAAGGGAGCTAAATTTTCATCCCCAATACTCACTTTTTAGAGGGCTCCAAGAAACCCTAAACTGGTATCGAAAGGTGCACTGGCTATGA
- a CDS encoding competence/damage-inducible protein A, translating to MIAYLIIIGDEILSGRTQDINSGYLARRLNDLGIAVGEIVTTGDDRLLIEKVLKRALDEANLIIVTGGLGPTPDDKTLTAVANVLKKRLVFDEALYNKIEKYFQRQGQAAPELATKQALVIQGSILLDNPVGQAPGFIIKAARKLLILLPGVPVELQKIFETSVVPYLHEHYGLEPALSLVVRTTNISEMMIAERIAESIKRYSQIKVAYLPSVIGVDLKITNIPDRKVFSLLEKELQALLSPYIYGYGEETIEEIIGNLCRKKRLTLSVAESCTGGLICDKITNVAGSSEYFIGGAVVYSNKLKQQICEVKTETLRKYGAVSKETVVAMAEGIRKRFSTDLGVGVTGIAGPSGATKEKPVGLVFVGVATKQDVYHEKHLFTGNRRMIKEKAAVAALDLLRRTIQSLK from the coding sequence ATGATTGCATATCTTATCATAATTGGTGATGAAATTTTAAGCGGACGGACTCAAGATATCAATTCCGGTTACTTAGCTCGACGTCTAAATGATTTAGGCATAGCTGTGGGTGAAATTGTTACTACTGGCGATGACCGGCTCTTAATTGAAAAGGTTCTAAAAAGAGCCCTTGATGAAGCCAATTTAATCATTGTTACCGGCGGTTTAGGGCCGACCCCTGATGATAAAACCCTGACCGCAGTGGCTAACGTCTTAAAAAAACGGTTGGTCTTTGATGAAGCGCTTTATAATAAAATTGAGAAATATTTTCAACGACAAGGACAGGCGGCACCAGAGCTCGCTACCAAGCAGGCTTTAGTTATTCAAGGCTCCATTCTTTTAGATAACCCGGTTGGTCAAGCCCCGGGTTTTATTATAAAAGCTGCAAGAAAACTTTTAATTCTTTTGCCCGGGGTGCCTGTGGAATTACAAAAAATTTTTGAAACTAGCGTTGTTCCTTATTTGCATGAGCATTACGGACTGGAGCCAGCTCTAAGTTTGGTAGTGCGAACTACCAACATCTCCGAGATGATGATTGCTGAACGCATCGCGGAGTCAATTAAGCGTTATTCGCAGATTAAAGTTGCCTATTTGCCCTCGGTAATTGGGGTTGATCTCAAAATTACTAATATTCCCGATCGCAAGGTCTTTTCCTTGCTGGAGAAAGAACTCCAAGCTTTGCTTTCACCATATATTTATGGCTACGGCGAAGAAACAATCGAAGAAATTATTGGTAACCTATGTCGAAAAAAGCGTTTAACTCTTAGTGTGGCCGAGTCTTGTACCGGCGGGTTAATTTGCGATAAGATTACCAATGTAGCTGGTAGTTCGGAGTATTTTATTGGTGGCGCAGTAGTCTATTCTAATAAATTAAAACAGCAAATTTGTGAAGTAAAAACCGAGACCTTGCGCAAATATGGTGCAGTAAGCAAAGAAACAGTAGTTGCTATGGCTGAAGGTATTCGCAAACGCTTCAGTACCGATTTGGGAGTTGGGGTCACCGGAATTGCCGGCCCATCCGGTGCCACCAAAGAAAAACCGGTCGGATTAGTATTTGTTGGGGTTGCCACCAAGCAGGATGTCTACCATGAAAAACATCTATTTACCGGTAATCGCCGGATGATTAAGGAAAAGGCTGCGGTTGCGGCTCTTGATCTTTTACGACGCACAATCCAGAGTTTAAAATAG